In the genome of Desulfovibrio sp. ZJ209, one region contains:
- a CDS encoding branched-chain amino acid ABC transporter permease — MEQFFQQLLNGLAVGGIYALVALGYTMVYGVLKLINFAHGDLFTIGAYLGLTLLASWNLAGVLPPAVAVLAVFLMVGLLVALIGVVLERAAYRPLRGANRLSAVVSALGASIFFENAIMLIYGARVYVYPDFLRPDFTVNLFGVSVPGVRLLILGASVALMLALSAFIQRTRMGAAIRATAIDPGAARLMGINVDRVIALVFLIGPGLGGMAGLMVGIYYGQIDFTMGWSYGLKAFTAAILGGIGNIPGAMLGGLLLGVTEALAAGYVAMAWKDAVAFLVLILILIIRPTGILGERTADKL, encoded by the coding sequence ATGGAACAATTTTTCCAGCAGCTTCTCAACGGTCTGGCCGTGGGCGGCATCTACGCCTTGGTGGCCCTGGGCTACACCATGGTCTATGGCGTGCTCAAGCTCATCAATTTCGCCCACGGCGACCTGTTCACCATCGGTGCCTATCTCGGCCTCACCCTGCTCGCCAGCTGGAACCTCGCCGGCGTGCTGCCTCCGGCCGTGGCCGTGCTGGCGGTCTTCCTCATGGTGGGGCTGCTCGTGGCGCTCATCGGCGTAGTGCTCGAGCGCGCGGCCTACCGCCCCTTGCGCGGCGCCAACCGCCTTTCGGCCGTGGTGTCGGCGCTTGGCGCCTCCATCTTTTTTGAAAACGCCATCATGCTTATCTACGGGGCGCGCGTCTACGTCTATCCCGATTTCCTGCGCCCCGACTTCACGGTCAATCTCTTCGGCGTGAGCGTGCCCGGCGTGCGCCTGCTCATCCTCGGGGCCAGCGTGGCGCTCATGCTGGCGCTCTCGGCCTTCATCCAGCGCACGCGCATGGGCGCGGCCATCCGCGCCACGGCCATCGACCCCGGGGCGGCGCGGCTCATGGGCATCAACGTGGACCGGGTCATCGCGCTCGTCTTCCTCATCGGGCCGGGGCTTGGCGGCATGGCCGGGCTCATGGTGGGCATCTACTACGGGCAGATCGACTTCACCATGGGCTGGTCCTACGGGCTCAAGGCCTTCACCGCCGCCATCCTCGGCGGCATCGGCAATATCCCCGGGGCCATGCTCGGCGGCCTCCTCCTCGGCGTCACCGAGGCGCTGGCCGCGGGCTATGTGGCCATGGCCTGGAAGGACGCCGTGGCCTTCCTCGTGCTCATCCTCATCCTCATCATCCGCCCCACGGGCATCCTGGGCGAGCGCACGGCGGACAAGCTATGA
- a CDS encoding branched-chain amino acid ABC transporter permease, translating to MSRTPLYVALAVVIAGLPLVCNAYWTDVCVMIGLYALLSLSLNVMLGQAGIFNMGHAAFFAVGAYTTAILNTVCHWSIFLTMLPAGAAAGLFALAVARPIIHLRGDYLLIVTIGIVEIVRIALINDVFGLTGGANGIFGISRPVFFGFRIVKGIQFYYLVWGMVGVSMLLFYGLWRSRFGRALNYIKEDDVAAEGCGVNVTGYKLAAFTLGAAWAGVAGTVYAAKMLTIAPESFNFMESVILFAVVILSGGSQLGVLVSVFLFIGLPELLREFSEARMLIFGLAMMVMMIWRPQGLLPPLPRRYAMPHPQEGARP from the coding sequence ATGAGCCGCACGCCGCTCTATGTGGCGCTGGCCGTGGTCATCGCGGGCCTGCCGCTCGTGTGCAACGCCTACTGGACGGACGTGTGCGTGATGATCGGGCTCTACGCCCTGCTCTCCCTCTCGCTCAACGTGATGCTCGGGCAGGCCGGCATCTTCAACATGGGCCACGCGGCCTTTTTCGCCGTGGGCGCCTACACCACGGCCATCCTCAACACCGTGTGCCACTGGTCCATTTTTCTCACCATGCTGCCCGCGGGCGCGGCGGCCGGCCTCTTCGCGCTGGCCGTGGCCAGGCCCATCATTCATCTGCGCGGCGATTACCTGCTCATCGTGACCATCGGCATCGTGGAGATCGTCCGCATCGCGCTCATTAATGATGTCTTTGGGCTCACGGGCGGCGCCAACGGCATTTTCGGCATTTCGCGGCCCGTGTTCTTCGGCTTCCGCATCGTCAAGGGCATCCAGTTCTACTATCTCGTCTGGGGCATGGTGGGCGTGAGCATGCTGCTCTTTTACGGGCTGTGGCGCTCGCGCTTCGGGCGCGCGCTCAACTATATCAAGGAGGATGACGTGGCCGCCGAGGGCTGCGGCGTCAACGTGACCGGCTACAAGCTCGCGGCCTTCACCCTCGGCGCCGCGTGGGCCGGCGTGGCCGGCACGGTCTATGCCGCCAAGATGCTGACCATCGCGCCGGAATCCTTCAATTTCATGGAGTCGGTCATCCTCTTCGCCGTGGTCATCCTTTCCGGCGGGAGCCAGCTCGGCGTGCTCGTGAGCGTGTTCCTGTTCATCGGGCTGCCCGAGCTGTTGCGCGAGTTTTCCGAGGCGCGCATGCTCATCTTCGGCCTCGCCATGATGGTGATGATGATCTGGCGCCCGCAGGGCCTGTTGCCGCCGCTGCCCCGCCGCTACGCCATGCCGCACCCGCAGGAGGGGGCGCGGCCATGA
- a CDS encoding ABC transporter ATP-binding protein, whose protein sequence is MSLLELTDVTKVFGGLVAVNDLSFSVDEGSVVGLIGPNGAGKTTVFNCITGNYAPERGSMRFAGEDITGLRPHRIVELGIARTFQSIRLFGRLPVIENVLAGRHCRMKAGLLACMLHTPGQRREERAAVARSLEELSFVGLTDQASAMAHALSYGNQRLLEIARALASDPRLLILDEPAGGMNDQETAALVELIRAIRGRGITILLIEHDMRLVMQVCEKLVVLEHGTLIAEGEPAALRENPAVIEAYLGADDDRW, encoded by the coding sequence ATGAGCCTGCTTGAGCTCACGGACGTGACCAAGGTCTTCGGCGGGCTCGTGGCCGTCAACGACCTTTCCTTCAGCGTGGACGAGGGCAGCGTCGTCGGCCTCATCGGCCCCAACGGCGCCGGCAAGACCACGGTGTTCAACTGCATCACCGGCAACTACGCGCCGGAGCGGGGCAGCATGCGCTTCGCCGGGGAGGACATCACCGGGCTTCGGCCGCATCGCATCGTGGAGCTGGGCATCGCGCGCACCTTCCAGAGCATCCGGCTGTTCGGGCGCCTCCCCGTGATCGAGAACGTGCTGGCCGGGCGGCACTGCCGCATGAAAGCCGGCCTTTTGGCCTGCATGCTGCACACCCCAGGGCAGCGCCGAGAGGAGCGCGCGGCCGTGGCCCGCTCGCTGGAGGAGCTCAGCTTCGTGGGCCTCACCGACCAGGCCAGCGCCATGGCGCACGCGCTTTCCTACGGCAACCAGCGCCTTTTGGAAATCGCCCGCGCGCTGGCCTCCGACCCGCGCCTGCTCATCCTCGACGAGCCGGCCGGCGGCATGAACGACCAGGAGACCGCGGCCCTTGTGGAGCTCATCCGCGCCATCCGCGGCCGCGGCATCACCATTTTGCTTATCGAGCACGACATGCGGCTCGTCATGCAGGTCTGCGAGAAACTGGTGGTGCTGGAACACGGCACGCTCATCGCCGAGGGCGAGCCCGCCGCCTTGCGCGAAAACCCGGCGGTCATCGAGGCCTATCTCGGCGCCGATGACGACAGGTGGTGA
- a CDS encoding ABC transporter ATP-binding protein, which translates to MALLTLSDIRVRYGSVEALHGIDLTVDEGEIVTILGANGAGKSTTLLSISGLVRPSSGEILFDGKPLLRLPSHEVVGLGIAQAPEGRRVFGAMSVLENLRLGAFRIRDKERSERTLEWIFDLFPRLQERKGQLAGTLSGGEQQMLAIGRALMAEPRLLLLDEPSLGLAPLLVRSIFDTVRAINQRGVTVLLVEQNARAALKLATRGYVLEVGRVVREDTAANLLADAAVREAYLGG; encoded by the coding sequence ATGGCCCTGCTGACGCTTTCGGACATCCGGGTGCGCTACGGCAGCGTGGAGGCCCTGCACGGCATCGACCTCACCGTGGACGAGGGCGAGATCGTCACCATCCTCGGGGCCAACGGCGCGGGCAAGAGCACCACCTTGCTCAGCATCAGCGGCCTGGTGCGGCCGAGCTCCGGCGAGATACTCTTCGACGGCAAGCCGCTCCTGCGCCTGCCGAGCCACGAGGTCGTGGGCCTCGGCATCGCCCAGGCGCCCGAGGGCCGGCGCGTGTTCGGCGCCATGAGCGTCCTCGAGAACCTGCGCCTCGGCGCCTTCCGCATCCGCGACAAGGAGCGCAGCGAGCGCACCCTGGAGTGGATTTTCGACCTGTTCCCGCGCCTTCAGGAACGCAAGGGCCAGCTCGCGGGCACGCTCTCGGGCGGCGAGCAGCAGATGCTCGCCATCGGCCGCGCGCTCATGGCCGAGCCGCGCCTGCTCCTGCTGGACGAGCCTTCCCTCGGCCTCGCGCCCCTGCTCGTGCGCTCCATCTTCGACACCGTGCGGGCCATCAACCAGCGCGGCGTCACCGTGCTCCTCGTGGAGCAAAACGCCCGCGCGGCCCTCAAGCTCGCCACGCGTGGCTATGTGCTGGAAGTGGGCCGCGTGGTGCGCGAGGACACGGCGGCGAACCTGCTGGCCGACGCCGCGGTGCGCGAGGCCTATCTGGGCGGCTGA
- a CDS encoding YbjQ family protein yields the protein MFFLLGGNDKKARKAEKQQNTAPAADSRVREAFLAGRFPVVTTHQVEGRKIAKVLGLVCCRGYDSEEAFFGMAARAMNKGAQAIVGYNENVAFHPDGSKYFTCYGTAVMFEYDPADPESLPLMLQQRFRERDQRINDDMI from the coding sequence ATGTTTTTCTTGCTCGGCGGTAACGACAAAAAGGCCCGCAAGGCCGAGAAGCAGCAGAACACCGCGCCCGCGGCCGACTCGCGCGTGCGCGAGGCCTTTCTTGCCGGGCGTTTCCCGGTGGTCACCACGCATCAGGTGGAAGGCCGCAAGATCGCCAAGGTGCTCGGCCTCGTGTGCTGCCGCGGCTATGACTCGGAAGAGGCCTTTTTCGGCATGGCCGCCCGCGCCATGAACAAGGGCGCGCAGGCCATCGTGGGCTATAACGAGAACGTGGCCTTCCATCCCGACGGCAGCAAGTATTTCACCTGCTACGGCACGGCCGTGATGTTCGAGTACGACCCGGCCGACCCGGAAAGCCTGCCCCTCATGCTCCAGCAGCGCTTCCGCGAGCGTGACCAGCGCATCAACGACGACATGATCTAG
- a CDS encoding HAD family hydrolase, producing the protein MKLECLVFDCDGVILDSVPVKTRAFARLAEPFGPEARDRFVMYHTVHGGVSRYRKFAWFFQEVLGREITPEELEDWGRRFADYALDEVRRCALIPGAADVLEKWHGRLPLYVCSGAPEGEVRAVLAERGLADMFTGIHGSPPAKAELLARIVNGAGVAAEAALMVGDAVTDRDAAEQVGTRFYGVGPELKGGPFPWGPDLRGLNAWIEDHA; encoded by the coding sequence ATGAAGCTGGAATGCCTGGTTTTTGACTGCGACGGCGTCATCCTCGACAGCGTGCCCGTCAAGACGCGGGCCTTCGCCCGCCTGGCCGAGCCCTTCGGGCCGGAAGCGCGCGACCGCTTCGTCATGTACCACACGGTGCATGGCGGCGTGAGCCGCTACCGCAAGTTCGCCTGGTTTTTCCAGGAGGTGCTCGGCCGGGAGATCACGCCGGAAGAATTGGAAGACTGGGGGCGCCGCTTCGCGGACTACGCGCTGGACGAGGTGCGCCGCTGCGCGCTCATTCCGGGCGCGGCCGACGTGCTGGAGAAGTGGCACGGCCGCCTGCCGCTCTATGTCTGCTCGGGCGCGCCGGAGGGGGAAGTCCGCGCCGTGCTCGCCGAGCGCGGACTCGCGGACATGTTCACCGGCATCCACGGCTCGCCGCCGGCCAAGGCCGAGCTTCTGGCGCGCATCGTGAACGGCGCCGGCGTTGCGGCGGAAGCGGCCCTCATGGTGGGCGACGCCGTGACCGACCGCGACGCCGCCGAACAGGTGGGCACGCGCTTCTATGGCGTGGGCCCGGAACTCAAGGGCGGCCCCTTCCCCTGGGGGCCGGATCTCAGGGGGCTCAATGCCTGGATCGAAGACCATGCCTGA
- a CDS encoding acyltransferase, with protein MESPEPERGEGAPAPAPTPPKAPTATGRLAAALEELWVALLGWIPTPLGMGLRALCWLPLFASRTLVRFGTGVSLAGCRNMRFGRGVRVGRHCILTAQDGELKLADGAALSPGVHLGADHGRIEVGQFTAIGPGTVVRAANHRFERRDVPIMRQGHVPGTVIIGDDVWIGANCVITPDVRIGRGAVVGAGAVVTRDVEPFRVVGGVPARVIGRRGEAGTGEG; from the coding sequence ATGGAAAGCCCGGAGCCCGAAAGAGGGGAGGGCGCACCCGCGCCGGCCCCCACGCCCCCGAAAGCCCCCACGGCCACTGGCCGGCTCGCCGCCGCGCTCGAAGAATTGTGGGTGGCGCTTTTAGGCTGGATTCCCACGCCTTTGGGCATGGGCCTCAGGGCGCTCTGCTGGCTGCCGCTCTTCGCGTCGCGCACGCTCGTGCGCTTCGGCACGGGCGTGAGCCTGGCCGGCTGTCGCAACATGCGCTTCGGCCGGGGCGTGCGCGTGGGGCGTCACTGCATCCTCACGGCGCAGGACGGCGAGCTCAAGCTCGCGGACGGCGCGGCGCTCTCGCCGGGGGTGCATCTCGGGGCGGACCATGGCCGCATCGAGGTCGGGCAATTCACGGCCATCGGCCCGGGCACGGTGGTGCGCGCGGCCAATCACCGCTTTGAGCGCCGCGACGTGCCCATCATGCGGCAGGGCCATGTGCCGGGCACGGTCATCATCGGGGACGATGTCTGGATCGGCGCCAACTGCGTCATCACCCCGGATGTGCGCATCGGGCGCGGGGCCGTGGTGGGCGCGGGCGCGGTGGTCACGCGCGACGTGGAGCCTTTCCGCGTGGTGGGCGGGGTGCCGGCGCGCGTCATCGGGAGGCGGGGCGAAGCCGGAACTGGGGAAGGGTAG
- a CDS encoding 3-deoxy-manno-octulosonate cytidylyltransferase: MNIIAIIPARMGSSRYPGKPLALIHHVPMVGHVAFRTAMSPILSSTWVATCDPIIEDYCKRVGLNCVMTGDHHVRCSTRTAEALLKIEELTGKRADIVVMVQGDEPMVRPEMIDAAVQPLLEEPAVNVTNLMAEMETLAEFEDPNEVKVVVDRANDALYFSREPIPSRKKGSDKVPMRKQVCIIPFRRDYLLRFNEMEESPLEIYESVDMLRILEHGEKVRMVPTAARTWSVDTPEDLARVARLMEGDDLMAAYADKAR; encoded by the coding sequence GTGAACATCATCGCCATCATCCCCGCGCGCATGGGCTCGAGCCGCTATCCCGGCAAGCCCCTGGCGCTCATCCACCATGTGCCCATGGTGGGGCACGTTGCCTTCCGCACGGCCATGAGCCCCATCCTGTCCTCCACCTGGGTGGCCACCTGCGACCCCATCATCGAGGACTACTGCAAGCGCGTTGGCCTCAACTGCGTCATGACCGGCGACCACCACGTGCGCTGCTCCACGCGCACGGCCGAGGCGTTGCTCAAGATCGAGGAGCTCACGGGCAAGCGCGCGGACATCGTGGTCATGGTGCAGGGCGACGAGCCCATGGTGCGCCCGGAGATGATCGACGCGGCCGTGCAGCCGCTGCTGGAGGAGCCGGCGGTCAACGTGACCAATCTCATGGCCGAGATGGAGACCCTTGCGGAATTTGAGGACCCCAACGAGGTCAAGGTGGTGGTGGACCGCGCGAACGACGCGCTCTATTTTTCGCGCGAGCCCATCCCCTCGCGCAAGAAGGGGAGCGACAAGGTGCCCATGCGCAAGCAGGTCTGCATCATCCCGTTCAGGCGCGACTATCTGTTGCGTTTCAACGAGATGGAAGAGAGCCCGCTCGAGATCTACGAATCCGTGGACATGCTGCGCATCCTCGAGCATGGCGAAAAGGTGCGCATGGTGCCCACGGCCGCGCGCACCTGGAGCGTGGACACGCCCGAAGACCTCGCCCGCGTGGCGCGCCTCATGGAAGGCGACGACCTCATGGCGGCCTACGCGGACAAGGCGCGCTAG
- a CDS encoding NAD(P)-dependent oxidoreductase, translating to MRMTVFGGSGFLGSHICDKLSDAGHAVTIVDVRPSPWLRPGQRMLVGSILDEGIVAEAVDGADMVFNYAGIADIGEANSRPVDTARINVVGNVMALEACRKAGVSRYVFASSLYVYGKSGGFYRCSKQSCEIYIENYQAMYGLPYTILRYGSLYGPRADRRNAIERFVHEALTKGVITYYGAPTALREYVHVDDAATATLAILAPEFANQNIIISGNQPMRVGDLFKMIGEMLGKELVIEYQNDPNSGHYQITPYAFMPKVGRKLVPPLTVDLGQGILRVMEEEHRALHPDMQAEGGYLVPTDD from the coding sequence GTGCGCATGACTGTTTTCGGCGGCTCGGGCTTTCTCGGCTCGCATATCTGCGACAAGCTCTCGGACGCAGGCCACGCCGTGACCATCGTGGACGTGCGCCCCTCGCCGTGGCTGAGGCCCGGCCAGCGCATGCTCGTGGGCTCCATCCTTGACGAGGGCATCGTCGCCGAGGCCGTGGACGGCGCGGACATGGTGTTCAACTACGCGGGCATCGCGGACATCGGCGAAGCCAATTCCCGCCCGGTGGACACGGCGCGCATCAACGTGGTCGGCAATGTCATGGCGCTCGAGGCCTGCCGCAAGGCGGGCGTCTCGCGCTATGTGTTCGCCTCGTCGCTCTATGTCTACGGGAAGTCCGGCGGTTTTTACCGTTGCAGCAAGCAGTCCTGCGAGATCTATATCGAGAACTACCAGGCCATGTACGGCCTGCCGTATACCATCCTGCGCTACGGCTCGCTCTACGGGCCGCGCGCCGACCGCCGCAACGCCATCGAGCGCTTCGTGCACGAGGCGCTGACGAAGGGCGTCATCACCTATTACGGCGCGCCCACGGCCCTGCGCGAATACGTGCACGTGGACGACGCCGCCACGGCAACCCTTGCCATCCTCGCGCCGGAATTCGCCAACCAGAACATCATCATCTCCGGGAACCAGCCCATGCGCGTGGGCGACCTGTTCAAGATGATCGGCGAGATGCTCGGCAAGGAGCTTGTCATCGAATACCAGAACGACCCCAACAGCGGCCATTACCAGATAACGCCCTATGCCTTCATGCCCAAGGTGGGCCGCAAGCTCGTGCCGCCGCTCACCGTGGACCTCGGCCAGGGCATCCTCCGTGTCATGGAGGAGGAGCACCGCGCCCTGCACCCCGACATGCAGGCCGAGGGCGGCTACCTCGTCCCCACGGACGACTGA
- a CDS encoding aldolase/citrate lyase family protein: MDIDGIRALLAQDRPTVGTWLQLPSPDVAELMARAGYDWVAADMEHGSFGPEVLPDIFRAVECGGAAPVARLPEASKTWIKAALEAGAQGLIFPMIESRAQLDRAIDLATYPGQDSWRAAGETAPEYRGVGYCRANVFGKEFDAYREKRAPKIFLVAQIEHIRAVDELDAILAQPRLDAIMVGPYDLSGSMGLTGRFDHPDFMAAMERIKAACARAHARMGLHIVQPDPAALAREIAAGCRFIAYGIDTVFLWRGAERPRV; the protein is encoded by the coding sequence ATGGACATTGACGGCATCCGCGCCCTGCTCGCGCAGGACAGGCCCACAGTGGGCACCTGGCTCCAGCTCCCCTCGCCGGACGTGGCCGAGCTCATGGCCCGCGCGGGCTATGACTGGGTGGCCGCGGACATGGAGCACGGCTCCTTCGGGCCTGAAGTGCTGCCCGACATCTTCCGCGCCGTGGAATGCGGCGGCGCCGCGCCCGTCGCGCGGCTGCCCGAAGCCTCCAAGACGTGGATCAAGGCCGCGCTGGAGGCCGGCGCGCAGGGGCTCATCTTCCCCATGATCGAGAGCCGCGCCCAGCTCGACCGCGCCATCGACCTCGCCACTTATCCCGGCCAGGACTCCTGGCGCGCCGCCGGGGAGACCGCGCCGGAATACCGCGGCGTGGGCTATTGCCGGGCCAATGTGTTCGGCAAGGAGTTCGACGCCTACCGGGAGAAGCGCGCGCCAAAGATCTTTCTCGTGGCGCAGATCGAGCATATCCGCGCCGTGGACGAGCTCGACGCCATCCTCGCGCAGCCCAGGCTCGATGCCATCATGGTCGGCCCCTACGACCTCTCGGGCAGCATGGGGCTCACGGGCCGCTTCGACCACCCGGACTTCATGGCCGCCATGGAGCGCATCAAGGCGGCCTGCGCCCGCGCCCACGCCCGCATGGGCCTGCACATCGTGCAGCCCGACCCGGCGGCGCTGGCCCGGGAGATCGCGGCCGGCTGCCGCTTCATCGCCTACGGCATCGACACGGTCTTTCTCTGGCGCGGGGCGGAGCGGCCGCGCGTCTAG